One window from the genome of Streptomyces sp. WZ-12 encodes:
- a CDS encoding CCA tRNA nucleotidyltransferase, translating into MPNANNDFPTTRSEQTPQSTNALNHVQRRAVSELLRVSPVADDLARRFQEAGFTLALVGGSVRDALLGRLGNDLDFTTDARPEDVLKIVRPWADAVWEVGIAFGTVGCKKNAFDIEVTTYRSEAYDRTSRKPEVSYGDSIEDDLIRRDFTVNAMAVLLPQKEFVDPHNGLEDLAARVLRTPGTPQESFSDDPLRMMRAARFAAQLDFTVAPEVVEAMTAMAERIEIVSAERVRDELNKLIMAPNPRKGLRLLVDSGIADRVLPELPALRLESDEHHRHKDVYEHTLTVLEQAIDLEDDGPDLVLRLAALLHDIGKPKTRRFESDGRVSFHHHEVVGAKMTKKRMTALKYSNDMIKDVARLVELHLRFHGYGTGEWTDSAVRRYVRDAGPQLDRLHKLTRSDCTTRNKRKAAALSRAYNGLEERIGLLQEQEELDAIRPDLNGNEIMEILDVGPGPQIGKAYKHLLELRLEHGPMDREAAVAALKEWWATQS; encoded by the coding sequence GTGCCGAACGCCAACAATGACTTCCCCACCACGCGGTCCGAGCAGACTCCGCAGTCGACGAACGCGCTGAACCACGTGCAGCGCCGTGCCGTGAGCGAGCTGCTGCGGGTTTCCCCCGTCGCGGACGACCTGGCCCGTCGCTTCCAGGAGGCCGGGTTCACGCTTGCCCTGGTCGGCGGGTCGGTCCGGGACGCGCTGCTCGGCCGGCTCGGTAACGACCTGGACTTCACCACCGACGCCCGGCCGGAGGACGTGCTGAAGATCGTCCGGCCATGGGCGGACGCGGTCTGGGAGGTCGGCATCGCCTTCGGCACGGTCGGCTGCAAGAAGAACGCGTTCGACATCGAGGTCACGACCTACCGCTCGGAGGCGTACGACCGCACCTCGCGCAAGCCCGAGGTGTCCTACGGCGACTCGATCGAGGACGATCTGATCCGCCGGGACTTCACGGTCAACGCCATGGCGGTGCTGCTTCCGCAGAAGGAGTTCGTCGACCCGCACAACGGTCTGGAGGACCTGGCGGCCCGCGTGCTGCGGACTCCGGGGACGCCGCAGGAGTCGTTCTCCGACGACCCGCTGCGGATGATGCGGGCGGCCCGCTTCGCCGCGCAGTTGGACTTCACGGTGGCGCCCGAGGTCGTCGAGGCGATGACGGCGATGGCGGAGCGCATCGAGATCGTCTCCGCTGAGCGGGTGCGTGACGAGCTCAACAAGCTGATCATGGCGCCGAATCCGCGCAAGGGCCTGCGGCTGCTGGTCGATTCCGGGATCGCCGACCGGGTGCTGCCGGAGCTGCCCGCGCTGCGCCTGGAGAGCGACGAGCACCACCGCCACAAGGACGTCTACGAGCACACGCTGACGGTGCTGGAGCAGGCCATCGACCTTGAGGACGACGGGCCCGACCTGGTGCTGCGGCTGGCGGCGCTGCTGCACGACATCGGCAAGCCCAAGACGCGGCGCTTCGAGAGCGACGGTCGGGTCTCCTTCCACCACCACGAGGTGGTTGGGGCGAAGATGACCAAGAAGCGCATGACCGCCCTGAAGTACTCAAACGACATGATCAAGGACGTTGCGCGCCTGGTGGAGCTGCATCTGCGGTTCCACGGGTACGGCACCGGCGAGTGGACGGACTCCGCGGTCCGCCGCTACGTCCGGGACGCCGGCCCGCAACTGGACCGCCTGCACAAGCTGACCCGCTCGGACTGCACTACGCGCAACAAGCGCAAGGCGGCCGCGCTGTCGCGGGCCTACAACGGTCTGGAGGAGCGCATCGGCCTGCTCCAGGAGCAGGAGGAGCTGGACGCGATCCGCCCGGACCTGAACGGCAACGAGATCATGGAGATCCTCGACGTCGGCCCTGGCCCGCAGATCGGCAAGGCGTACAAGCACCTGCTGGAGCTGCGGCTGGAGCACGGTCCGATGGACCGCGAGGCGGCGGTGGCCGCTCTCAAGGAGTGGTGGGCGACGCAGAGTTGA
- a CDS encoding DUF6049 family protein, with protein sequence MTLLTGVPLLVGTLQVTHAPEARAASHPVNVAINAMSPVAPGKDDTVTVSGTLTNDTKSAITDAHVGLHRGAALNDRSSIQAVTKRTGYQPGADGKEIGDHTEKIDRLDPGTSRTFTLNVPVKDLGLSSDGVYPLGVTLSGHGPSASYDQVLGIDRTLLPWQGSAPAKKTQLTYLWPLISTTHLTAETGADAQQTPVFRNDGLASEIAPGGRLQKMVELGKNLPVTFVVDPDLLATVEAMTKPYHVHDPDGPVGKNQAVAKQWLNDLQNAVKGHEVVALPFGDPDLASLAHHGKSVPSSLGHLGPATELASKAVDTILGVKPRTDFTWPVDGAIDSSIVDVATSAGAHNVITRSDSLRDNDLPYTPTAARPIGGGNTAIVTDAQLSRAFEGDMSKSGNASLAIQDFLAEAQMIGLENPEQQRSIVVAPQRMPSATQAQAMAGALRNLEQAGWVQPTKLGDAAKAKPDPAANRQIPGRSSYPDVLRQQELPTDAFRQIEDTQSALDDFKVVLAHPERVVTPFGNAIMREMSTSWRGDSQGATAFRASVRDYLDGLTKKVRLIPKSEATLSGRSATIPVTVQNNLLQGVQGLTLRLTSSQPNRLDVGKSQEIKVDGGHSQSFKFETTANANGLAWVTAQLYTADGTPYGEPMKFPVNVTEITATVMLVIAGGVLLLVLAGVRIYLQRKRAAAEDTGDEENGEDNGGATAEGEGDDSGNPGGDSPEQPSDPTPDTGSEKSGPSGSGEKVDR encoded by the coding sequence GTGACGCTGCTCACCGGAGTACCCCTGCTCGTGGGGACGCTCCAGGTCACCCACGCCCCCGAGGCCCGGGCGGCCTCGCACCCGGTCAACGTCGCGATCAACGCGATGTCCCCGGTCGCCCCCGGCAAGGACGACACGGTCACCGTCTCCGGCACGCTGACCAACGACACCAAGAGCGCGATCACCGACGCCCACGTCGGGCTGCACCGCGGTGCGGCGCTCAACGACCGCAGCTCCATTCAGGCCGTGACCAAACGCACCGGCTATCAGCCGGGAGCCGACGGCAAGGAGATCGGCGACCACACCGAGAAGATCGACCGGCTCGACCCTGGCACCAGCCGAACCTTCACCCTCAACGTCCCCGTCAAGGACCTCGGCCTCAGCAGCGACGGGGTGTATCCGCTCGGCGTGACCCTGTCCGGTCACGGCCCGAGCGCGTCGTACGACCAGGTCCTCGGCATCGACCGGACCCTGCTGCCCTGGCAGGGCTCCGCGCCGGCGAAGAAGACCCAGCTCACCTACCTGTGGCCGCTGATCTCCACCACCCACCTCACGGCCGAGACCGGCGCCGACGCCCAGCAGACGCCGGTCTTCCGCAACGACGGTCTCGCGTCGGAGATCGCCCCCGGCGGCCGGCTCCAGAAGATGGTCGAGCTCGGCAAGAACCTCCCGGTGACCTTCGTCGTCGACCCCGACCTGCTCGCGACCGTCGAGGCGATGACGAAGCCGTACCACGTGCACGACCCGGACGGCCCGGTCGGCAAGAACCAGGCCGTGGCCAAGCAGTGGCTCAACGATCTGCAGAACGCCGTGAAGGGCCACGAGGTCGTCGCCCTGCCCTTCGGTGACCCGGACCTGGCCTCGCTCGCGCACCACGGCAAGAGCGTGCCCAGCTCGCTCGGCCACCTCGGCCCGGCCACCGAGCTCGCCTCGAAGGCCGTGGACACCATCCTCGGCGTGAAGCCGCGCACCGACTTCACCTGGCCCGTGGACGGCGCCATCGACTCCTCGATCGTCGACGTCGCCACCTCGGCCGGCGCCCACAACGTCATCACCCGGAGCGACAGCCTGCGGGACAACGACCTGCCGTACACCCCGACCGCGGCCCGGCCCATCGGCGGCGGCAACACCGCCATCGTCACCGACGCCCAGCTCTCCCGGGCCTTCGAGGGCGACATGTCGAAGTCGGGGAACGCCAGCCTGGCGATCCAGGATTTCCTGGCCGAGGCCCAGATGATCGGCCTGGAGAACCCCGAGCAGCAGCGCAGCATCGTCGTCGCGCCGCAGCGCATGCCCTCGGCGACCCAGGCCCAGGCGATGGCCGGCGCGCTGCGGAACCTGGAGCAGGCCGGCTGGGTCCAGCCGACGAAGCTGGGGGACGCGGCGAAGGCGAAGCCCGACCCGGCCGCCAACCGCCAGATCCCCGGCCGCTCGTCGTACCCGGATGTGTTGCGCCAGCAGGAGCTCCCCACCGACGCCTTCCGGCAGATCGAGGACACCCAGTCCGCGCTGGACGACTTCAAGGTCGTCCTGGCCCACCCCGAGCGCGTGGTCACCCCGTTCGGCAACGCCATAATGCGCGAGATGTCGACGTCGTGGCGGGGCGACTCCCAGGGCGCCACCGCGTTCCGCGCCTCGGTGCGCGACTACCTCGACGGCCTGACCAAGAAGGTCCGCCTGATCCCGAAGTCCGAGGCGACGCTCTCCGGGCGCAGCGCCACGATCCCGGTGACGGTGCAGAACAACCTCCTCCAAGGCGTCCAGGGCCTGACACTGCGGCTGACCTCGTCGCAGCCCAACCGGCTGGACGTCGGGAAATCCCAGGAGATCAAGGTGGACGGCGGGCACAGCCAGTCGTTCAAGTTCGAGACCACGGCGAACGCCAACGGTCTCGCCTGGGTGACCGCCCAGCTCTACACCGCGGACGGCACGCCCTACGGTGAGCCGATGAAGTTCCCCGTGAACGTCACCGAGATCACCGCCACTGTGATGCTCGTCATCGCCGGCGGTGTCCTGCTGCTCGTGCTCGCCGGCGTGCGGATCTACCTCCAGCGCAAGCGGGCGGCCGCCGAGGACACCGGGGACGAGGAGAACGGCGAGGACAACGGCGGTGCCACCGCCGAGGGCGAGGGCGACGACAG